One stretch of bacterium DNA includes these proteins:
- a CDS encoding type II toxin-antitoxin system antitoxin SocA domain-containing protein: MITKKELGKRIKKFREDFDLSQEELAARLSLPRPSISQIESGRREVSSIEVAKLSKIFGVSMDDLLSRDLEKKCRAPKKKFNKPKFNKGKFKQVLLYILEKCGAKPNVGETVLFKLLYFVDFDYYELYEDFLTGEAYRKISYGPAPCNFNIVISEMIEKGQVKKIPTEYFGMPQKKYIPLVKPDLKMLDGREMKVIEEVIERLSSMNATAIENHSHQDIPWEVTKDRKIIDYDTVFYRRPAYSVRTYPEE, translated from the coding sequence GAGAAGATTTCGACCTCTCACAAGAGGAATTGGCAGCCAGATTGAGTTTGCCTCGGCCTTCTATTTCACAGATTGAGTCAGGTCGACGGGAGGTGAGTAGTATAGAAGTGGCGAAATTGTCAAAGATTTTTGGAGTTTCGATGGATGATTTGCTAAGTCGTGATTTAGAAAAGAAGTGTCGTGCACCCAAGAAGAAATTCAATAAACCTAAATTCAATAAGGGGAAATTCAAGCAAGTTTTGCTTTATATTTTGGAAAAATGTGGGGCAAAACCCAATGTAGGGGAGACAGTTCTTTTTAAATTGCTTTATTTTGTTGATTTTGATTATTACGAACTTTATGAAGATTTCTTGACTGGTGAAGCTTATAGAAAAATTAGCTATGGTCCCGCGCCATGTAATTTTAACATAGTTATCAGTGAAATGATAGAAAAAGGGCAAGTAAAAAAAATTCCTACTGAATATTTTGGGATGCCTCAAAAAAAATACATACCGTTGGTAAAGCCTGACTTGAAAATGTTAGATGGGAGGGAAATGAAAGTAATAGAAGAGGTAATTGAAAGATTATCTTCTATGAATGCTACTGCAATAGAGAATCACTCCCATCAAGATATTCCTTGGGAAGTGACAAAAGACAGAAAAATTATTGATTATGACACTGTGTTTTATAGGAGACCCGCTTACTCGGTAAGAACTTATCCTGAAGAATAA